Proteins encoded in a region of the Nitrospirota bacterium genome:
- the cbiM gene encoding cobalt transporter CbiM: MHIPDGYLGPATYGTMFAATIPFWVAASYKLNRTLKSKQAPYLALGAAFSFVIMMFNIPIIGGTTGHATGATLIAILLGPWAALISVSVALIIQALLFGDGGITAIGANCFNMGVVGVFVGYGIYRLIATRSETASRRRLVAGAVAAYVSLNVSALIAAVQLGIQPLLEHSSTGQPLYSPFPLRIAIPAMVGQHLLLFGFVEAVITALVIKYLQKNNPEMLNQKA; the protein is encoded by the coding sequence ATGCACATTCCTGACGGATATCTGGGGCCTGCAACGTACGGCACGATGTTTGCCGCGACCATTCCATTTTGGGTGGCCGCATCGTATAAGTTGAACAGGACCCTGAAGTCTAAACAGGCCCCGTACCTTGCGCTCGGCGCCGCATTCAGCTTTGTTATCATGATGTTCAATATTCCCATTATCGGCGGTACAACCGGCCACGCAACGGGTGCCACCCTTATCGCTATCCTTCTCGGGCCCTGGGCCGCGCTGATCTCGGTGTCCGTCGCCCTGATCATCCAGGCATTGCTGTTCGGCGACGGGGGCATAACAGCTATCGGGGCGAACTGTTTCAACATGGGTGTGGTCGGGGTATTCGTCGGTTACGGCATATACCGCCTCATCGCGACTCGTTCTGAAACAGCGAGCAGGCGGAGGCTGGTCGCCGGCGCGGTTGCGGCCTATGTGAGCCTGAATGTTTCTGCCTTGATCGCTGCGGTTCAACTGGGCATACAACCCCTGCTGGAACATTCCTCAACGGGCCAACCGCTCTATTCTCCCTTTCCTTTGAGAATTGCTATCCCGGCCATGGTGGGGCAGCATCTGCTGTTGTTCGGTTTTGTGGAAGCTGTGATAACGGCGCTTGTGATCAAATACCTGCAGAAGAATAATCCCGAGATGTTGAACCAAAAAGCGTGA